In the genome of bacterium, the window CATTCGCAGAGCCTGGAGGCCTGGTACTGCAATGTGCCGGGCTTGATCGTCATGGCGCCGTCCACGCCCAAGGATGCCAAGGGTATGCTCAAATCGGCCATCCGCGACGACAACCCGGTGATCTTTATCGAAAGCGAAGTGGCCTACGGCTACAAGGGCGAAGTGCCGGAGGGCGAATACTTGGTACCCATCGGCGTCGGCGACGTCAAACGGCCGGGTAAGGATGTGACCATCATCGCGTGGTCCAAGATGATCCATGTAGCGCTGGAAGCGGCCAATCTGCTGGCCCAGGAAGGCATCCAGGCGGAGGTAATCGATCCGCGCACCCTGCGGCCTCTGGATGAGCAGCTGCTGCTCACCTCCATCGAAAAAACCAATCGCTGTGTGATCGTTGAAGAGGGCTGGCCCTATGCCGGCGTGGGCGCAGAGATCAGCCACCGCATCTATCAGAACGCATTCGATCACTTGGACGCTCCTATTCTGCGCGTAACCAGCGAAGACGTGCCGATGCCCTATGCCAAGAATCTGGAACAGGCTGTGTT includes:
- a CDS encoding pyruvate dehydrogenase complex E1 component subunit beta encodes the protein MPEITFREALNQAMAEEMERDPNVFLMGEEVGYYQGAYKVSQGLLERFGPKRVIDTPIAELGFAGLGIGAAQVGLRPIIEFMTWNFSILAMDQIVNNAAKLRYMSGGALKIPVVFRGASGAAHQLGAQHSQSLEAWYCNVPGLIVMAPSTPKDAKGMLKSAIRDDNPVIFIESEVAYGYKGEVPEGEYLVPIGVGDVKRPGKDVTIIAWSKMIHVALEAANLLAQEGIQAEVIDPRTLRPLDEQLLLTSIEKTNRCVIVEEGWPYAGVGAEISHRIYQNAFDHLDAPILRVTSEDVPMPYAKNLEQAVLPSAPKVAAAAKKVLYI